The following coding sequences lie in one Arachis ipaensis cultivar K30076 chromosome B05, Araip1.1, whole genome shotgun sequence genomic window:
- the LOC107643517 gene encoding UPF0496 protein At3g19330 isoform X2: MRDCLFLKSFTNSSSGPASVPSLPPSSHGDNTPSTSSSTASVSREYNLTVQAKSYAEIRSMMQGAPAEGEVHLLNPDGDCVNEALNNNTIIRNRNGSLTSLISTYFNHTETASQHCLRLHRCVDRARAMYAPLFDLRDSHDCDRTFDLFVQFDGNENPFPDSNVSSKDIRNCLTDLRNQLDFGLGKSRSRIRLFRRATAGSALCFVATAVGVAAAAVALTIHAVFALAAAAGPFCSAYIPNPSCAAEKREVARLAQLDAAAKGAYVLSYDLDTIDRLVARLHTTIEGDKLLVRMGLERGRASYPIQEVFKLLCKNNESFLRQLDDLAEHICLCIYTVNKSVRRRRIDEKMKAMEKLIPIRISFATTSY; this comes from the exons ATGCGGGATTGTCTATTCCTCAAGTCATTCACCAATTCATCCTCAGGACCTGCTTCAGTTCCAAGTCTTCCACCGTCTTCCCATg GTGACAACACACCCAGCACATCCAGTTCCACAGCGAGCGTCTCTCGCGAATACAACCTTACAGTGCAGGCCAAATCCTATGCGGAGATTAGGTCCATGATGCAGGGTGCTCCAGCGGAGGGCGAAGTGCACCTTCTTAACCCTGACGGAGATTGTGTAAATGAAGCACTCAACAACAACACAATAATCAGAAACAGAAACGGCAGCCTCACCAGCCTCATTAGCACTTACTTCAACCATACCGAAACCGCCTCGCAGCACTGCCTCCGCCTTCATCGATGCGTCGATCGCGCACGAGCCATGTACGCACCCCTCTTCGACCTCCGCGACTCCCATGATTGTGACCGCACCTTCGATCTCTTCGTTCAGTTCGATGGCAACGAAAACCCTTTCCCTGATTCAAATGTCTCCAGTAAAGACATCCGTAACTGCCTCACAGACCTTAGAAACCAGCTTGATTTTGGCCTCGGCAAGTCTCGCTCTCGGATTCGCCTCTTCCGGCGCGCTACTGCCGGTTCTGCTCTCTGTTTCGTCGCCACTGCGGTTGGAGTGGCAGCTGCGGCGGTTGCACTCACAATTCATGCCGTTTTTGCCCTTGCCGCCGCTGCTGGTCCCTTTTGCAGTGCTTACATCCCCAATCCGAGTTGTGCGGCTGAAAAGAGGGAAGTTGCCAGGCTGGCACAGCTAGATGCCGCTGCCAAAGGTGCTTACGTGCTGAGCTATGACCTCGACACCATTGATCGACTCGTGGCTCGACTCCACACTACAATTGAGGGAGACAAGCTTCTTGTTAGGATGGGGTTGGAGAGGGGAAGGGCGAGTTATCCTATCCAGGAGGTTTTCAAGCTCCTATGCAAGAACAATGAAAGTTTTCTCCGCCAGCTTGATGATCTTGCGGAGCACATATGCCTCTGCATTTACACTGTCAACAAG AGCGTTAGGAGGAGGCGAATTGATGAGAAGATGAAGGCCATGGAAAAATTAATTCCGATTCGAATAAG ttttgcCACCACGTCATATTGA
- the LOC107643517 gene encoding UPF0496 protein At3g19330 isoform X3, whose translation MRDCLFLKSFTNSSSGPASVPSLPPSSHGDNTPSTSSSTASVSREYNLTVQAKSYAEIRSMMQGAPAEGEVHLLNPDGDCVNEALNNNTIIRNRNGSLTSLISTYFNHTETASQHCLRLHRCVDRARAMYAPLFDLRDSHDCDRTFDLFVQFDGNENPFPDSNVSSKDIRNCLTDLRNQLDFGLGKSRSRIRLFRRATAGSALCFVATAVGVAAAAVALTIHAVFALAAAAGPFCSAYIPNPSCAAEKREVARLAQLDAAAKGAYVLSYDLDTIDRLVARLHTTIEGDKLLVRMGLERGRASYPIQEVFKLLCKNNESFLRQLDDLAEHICLCIYTVNKSVRRRRIDEKMKAMEKLIPIRIRSKYY comes from the exons ATGCGGGATTGTCTATTCCTCAAGTCATTCACCAATTCATCCTCAGGACCTGCTTCAGTTCCAAGTCTTCCACCGTCTTCCCATg GTGACAACACACCCAGCACATCCAGTTCCACAGCGAGCGTCTCTCGCGAATACAACCTTACAGTGCAGGCCAAATCCTATGCGGAGATTAGGTCCATGATGCAGGGTGCTCCAGCGGAGGGCGAAGTGCACCTTCTTAACCCTGACGGAGATTGTGTAAATGAAGCACTCAACAACAACACAATAATCAGAAACAGAAACGGCAGCCTCACCAGCCTCATTAGCACTTACTTCAACCATACCGAAACCGCCTCGCAGCACTGCCTCCGCCTTCATCGATGCGTCGATCGCGCACGAGCCATGTACGCACCCCTCTTCGACCTCCGCGACTCCCATGATTGTGACCGCACCTTCGATCTCTTCGTTCAGTTCGATGGCAACGAAAACCCTTTCCCTGATTCAAATGTCTCCAGTAAAGACATCCGTAACTGCCTCACAGACCTTAGAAACCAGCTTGATTTTGGCCTCGGCAAGTCTCGCTCTCGGATTCGCCTCTTCCGGCGCGCTACTGCCGGTTCTGCTCTCTGTTTCGTCGCCACTGCGGTTGGAGTGGCAGCTGCGGCGGTTGCACTCACAATTCATGCCGTTTTTGCCCTTGCCGCCGCTGCTGGTCCCTTTTGCAGTGCTTACATCCCCAATCCGAGTTGTGCGGCTGAAAAGAGGGAAGTTGCCAGGCTGGCACAGCTAGATGCCGCTGCCAAAGGTGCTTACGTGCTGAGCTATGACCTCGACACCATTGATCGACTCGTGGCTCGACTCCACACTACAATTGAGGGAGACAAGCTTCTTGTTAGGATGGGGTTGGAGAGGGGAAGGGCGAGTTATCCTATCCAGGAGGTTTTCAAGCTCCTATGCAAGAACAATGAAAGTTTTCTCCGCCAGCTTGATGATCTTGCGGAGCACATATGCCTCTGCATTTACACTGTCAACAAG AGCGTTAGGAGGAGGCGAATTGATGAGAAGATGAAGGCCATGGAAAAATTAATTCCGATTCGAATAAG
- the LOC107643517 gene encoding UPF0496 protein At3g19330 isoform X4, with protein MRDCLFLKSFTNSSSGPASVPSLPPSSHGDNTPSTSSSTASVSREYNLTVQAKSYAEIRSMMQGAPAEGEVHLLNPDGDCVNEALNNNTIIRNRNGSLTSLISTYFNHTETASQHCLRLHRCVDRARAMYAPLFDLRDSHDCDRTFDLFVQFDGNENPFPDSNVSSKDIRNCLTDLRNQLDFGLGKSRSRIRLFRRATAGSALCFVATAVGVAAAAVALTIHAVFALAAAAGPFCSAYIPNPSCAAEKREVARLAQLDAAAKGAYVLSYDLDTIDRLVARLHTTIEGDKLLVRMGLERGRASYPIQEVFKLLCKNNESFLRQLDDLAEHICLCIYTVNKSVRRRRIDEKMKAMEKLIPIRIRSY; from the exons ATGCGGGATTGTCTATTCCTCAAGTCATTCACCAATTCATCCTCAGGACCTGCTTCAGTTCCAAGTCTTCCACCGTCTTCCCATg GTGACAACACACCCAGCACATCCAGTTCCACAGCGAGCGTCTCTCGCGAATACAACCTTACAGTGCAGGCCAAATCCTATGCGGAGATTAGGTCCATGATGCAGGGTGCTCCAGCGGAGGGCGAAGTGCACCTTCTTAACCCTGACGGAGATTGTGTAAATGAAGCACTCAACAACAACACAATAATCAGAAACAGAAACGGCAGCCTCACCAGCCTCATTAGCACTTACTTCAACCATACCGAAACCGCCTCGCAGCACTGCCTCCGCCTTCATCGATGCGTCGATCGCGCACGAGCCATGTACGCACCCCTCTTCGACCTCCGCGACTCCCATGATTGTGACCGCACCTTCGATCTCTTCGTTCAGTTCGATGGCAACGAAAACCCTTTCCCTGATTCAAATGTCTCCAGTAAAGACATCCGTAACTGCCTCACAGACCTTAGAAACCAGCTTGATTTTGGCCTCGGCAAGTCTCGCTCTCGGATTCGCCTCTTCCGGCGCGCTACTGCCGGTTCTGCTCTCTGTTTCGTCGCCACTGCGGTTGGAGTGGCAGCTGCGGCGGTTGCACTCACAATTCATGCCGTTTTTGCCCTTGCCGCCGCTGCTGGTCCCTTTTGCAGTGCTTACATCCCCAATCCGAGTTGTGCGGCTGAAAAGAGGGAAGTTGCCAGGCTGGCACAGCTAGATGCCGCTGCCAAAGGTGCTTACGTGCTGAGCTATGACCTCGACACCATTGATCGACTCGTGGCTCGACTCCACACTACAATTGAGGGAGACAAGCTTCTTGTTAGGATGGGGTTGGAGAGGGGAAGGGCGAGTTATCCTATCCAGGAGGTTTTCAAGCTCCTATGCAAGAACAATGAAAGTTTTCTCCGCCAGCTTGATGATCTTGCGGAGCACATATGCCTCTGCATTTACACTGTCAACAAG AGCGTTAGGAGGAGGCGAATTGATGAGAAGATGAAGGCCATGGAAAAATTAATTCCGATTCGAATAAG GTCATATTGA
- the LOC107643517 gene encoding UPF0496 protein At3g19330 isoform X1 — MRDCLFLKSFTNSSSGPASVPSLPPSSHGDNTPSTSSSTASVSREYNLTVQAKSYAEIRSMMQGAPAEGEVHLLNPDGDCVNEALNNNTIIRNRNGSLTSLISTYFNHTETASQHCLRLHRCVDRARAMYAPLFDLRDSHDCDRTFDLFVQFDGNENPFPDSNVSSKDIRNCLTDLRNQLDFGLGKSRSRIRLFRRATAGSALCFVATAVGVAAAAVALTIHAVFALAAAAGPFCSAYIPNPSCAAEKREVARLAQLDAAAKGAYVLSYDLDTIDRLVARLHTTIEGDKLLVRMGLERGRASYPIQEVFKLLCKNNESFLRQLDDLAEHICLCIYTVNKSVRRRRIDEKMKAMEKLIPIRIRQILKWTKHHRMSLRIKEFRTLKIMNFGCYDYVF; from the exons ATGCGGGATTGTCTATTCCTCAAGTCATTCACCAATTCATCCTCAGGACCTGCTTCAGTTCCAAGTCTTCCACCGTCTTCCCATg GTGACAACACACCCAGCACATCCAGTTCCACAGCGAGCGTCTCTCGCGAATACAACCTTACAGTGCAGGCCAAATCCTATGCGGAGATTAGGTCCATGATGCAGGGTGCTCCAGCGGAGGGCGAAGTGCACCTTCTTAACCCTGACGGAGATTGTGTAAATGAAGCACTCAACAACAACACAATAATCAGAAACAGAAACGGCAGCCTCACCAGCCTCATTAGCACTTACTTCAACCATACCGAAACCGCCTCGCAGCACTGCCTCCGCCTTCATCGATGCGTCGATCGCGCACGAGCCATGTACGCACCCCTCTTCGACCTCCGCGACTCCCATGATTGTGACCGCACCTTCGATCTCTTCGTTCAGTTCGATGGCAACGAAAACCCTTTCCCTGATTCAAATGTCTCCAGTAAAGACATCCGTAACTGCCTCACAGACCTTAGAAACCAGCTTGATTTTGGCCTCGGCAAGTCTCGCTCTCGGATTCGCCTCTTCCGGCGCGCTACTGCCGGTTCTGCTCTCTGTTTCGTCGCCACTGCGGTTGGAGTGGCAGCTGCGGCGGTTGCACTCACAATTCATGCCGTTTTTGCCCTTGCCGCCGCTGCTGGTCCCTTTTGCAGTGCTTACATCCCCAATCCGAGTTGTGCGGCTGAAAAGAGGGAAGTTGCCAGGCTGGCACAGCTAGATGCCGCTGCCAAAGGTGCTTACGTGCTGAGCTATGACCTCGACACCATTGATCGACTCGTGGCTCGACTCCACACTACAATTGAGGGAGACAAGCTTCTTGTTAGGATGGGGTTGGAGAGGGGAAGGGCGAGTTATCCTATCCAGGAGGTTTTCAAGCTCCTATGCAAGAACAATGAAAGTTTTCTCCGCCAGCTTGATGATCTTGCGGAGCACATATGCCTCTGCATTTACACTGTCAACAAG AGCGTTAGGAGGAGGCGAATTGATGAGAAGATGAAGGCCATGGAAAAATTAATTCCGATTCGAATAAG